Proteins from one Podospora pseudoanserina strain CBS 124.78 chromosome 1, whole genome shotgun sequence genomic window:
- a CDS encoding hypothetical protein (EggNog:ENOG503P0SB), with amino-acid sequence MTTAAPISPSRPWAGGMPLAMYPPNDQEFVLRTQRASARIQEITNGNGKPEVGAYISGSPTDGVPTTHKPTVQLGGNASSVLNGTAERSGWYDRPRRLSNNSEASSTVASSAVFDGESFDGRIRTMSMSSSHTSVDSYPIGGPQSPAAQPRWQTPSNTPLIMGAGNAVRPCAQSYPWQKPAPIKQYRKKAQGELFAALPGEVLELMLEELRKLHLGQGRNSCATCWMRDCCSVALSARKCLKYAREALYGHIHIVGHEGPAIKKRTKTTYGSRLILLRRTLRSNAQIAVIVRSLKPPALPQGVGLTEYNDLLASVIMACPSLERLIGYYPTFNHSFQRIFQALSTRPKLNEMNWILEPSPSQQQQRSRPGGPNSHWGPVDLTRQEAQGFLDFNVNWKHLTTLVVHCHLGATLSPPDLLDRTVRCLPALQNLYLSHLPHSAFNDSSLLALPPLKTLSLAHCTGVTTNGLSALATRRNSNSLHTLTLIHMNIESLPAIARLFSYLYCLETFNIVQTIAPAIPPDEFIMLFPYLACQTLKRLHWDIPYLPTQSTPSDTILAKSISAGGFPALRYLCAPNDPEGIFQAVCQPREKVDLPGDRFRGRAHSYGHAHANSTSSRRPSSSQAWQGFGSGHHRNSSTASSQRSGSALGFWGSSNRSRSGSRSGSRNGNTPPPVSPLFPPPDALDMMARDNSDLHQARMAAQARIDQAKKYPRFFIQVFDEGGTMREKYGVGAFVGTVGSKVRYVLTPNEGLGQTDEGGGLVTVEDMIRDDGGEALVMGGGEGDGRSKKKKGAGVGEREEGEKRTREGCTGRWNTYSGMVVDKKDKERWWHQERGRWRQAVPS; translated from the coding sequence ATGACGACAGCCGCCCCGATATCGCCAAGTCGACCGTGGGCAGGAGGGATGCCCTTGGCGATGTATCCGCCAAACGACCAGGAGTTCGTTCTGAGGACGCAGAGAGCAAGTGCAAGGATACAAGAAATTACCAATGGAAACGGGAAGCCCGAGGTCGGGGCCTATATTAGCGGCTCGCCCACGGATGGCGTACCCACGACCCACAAACCGACAGTCCAGCTTGGTGGCAACGCCAGCTCAGTTTTGAATGGTACGGCGGAACGATCGGGGTGGTATGATCGACCAAGACGCCTGTCCAACAACAGCGAGGCCAGCAGCACGGTAGCCAGCAGTGCTGTTTTTGACGGTGAGAGTTTTGATGGACGGATACGTACCATGTCGATGAGCAGCAGTCATACGAGCGTCGATTCTTATCCGATCGGAGGTCCACAGTCACCAGCAGCTCAGCCAAGATGGCAGACACCGTCAAACACGCCGCTCATCATGGGAGCTGGAAACGCTGTGCGGCCATGCGCACAGTCCTACCCGTGGCAAAAACCAGCACCAATCAAGCAGTATCGAAAAAAGGCACAGGGAGAGCTATTTGCGGCATTGCCGGGCGAAGTGTTGGAGCTGATGCTGGAAGAGTTGCGCAAGCTGCATCTTGGCCAGGGCCGGAATAGTTGTGCTACTTGCTGGATGCGCGATTGCTGCTCGGTTGCCCTCAGCGCTCGCAAGTGTCTCAAGTATGCTCGGGAGGCCTTGTATGGGCACATTCACATTGTGGGACATGAGGGCccggccatcaagaagcggACAAAGACGACGTACGGGTCGAGATTGATCTTGCTGAGGCGGACTCTGAGGTCAAACGCTCAGATTGCGGTGATTGTTCGGTCGCTGAAGCCACCTGCATTGCCtcagggggttgggttgacAGAGTACAATGATTTGCTTGCGTCGGTGATCATGGCATGTCCCAGCCTGGAGCGGCTTATTGGATATTACCCGACGTTCAACCACTCTTTCCAGAGGATATTCCAGGCACTCTCGACGCGGCCCAAGCTGAATGAGATGAACTGGATTTTGGAACCGTCACCgtcacaacaacagcagcggtCACGACCGGGCGGTCCAAATAGCCACTGGGGCCCGGTAGATCTCACACGGCAGGAAGCCCAGGGATTCTTGGATTTCAACGTGAATTGGAAACACCTCACCACACTGGTAGTTCACTGCCATCTCGGTGCCACGCTCAGCCCACCCGACCTCCTAGACCGCACCGTTAGATGTCTTCCAGCCCTCCAGAATCTGTATCTCTCTCACCTGCCACACTCAGCGTTCAATGACAGTTCTCTTCTGGCCCTCCCTCCACTGAAGACACTATCGTTGGCTCATTGCACAGGCGTAACCACCAACGGCCTCTCTGCCCTTGCAACTCGACGCAACAGCAATTCCCTCCACACGCTCACCCTCATTCACATGAACATCGAATCTCTCCCCGCCATCGCCCGACTATTCTCGTATCTTTACTGCCTCGAAACCTTCAACATTGTTCAGACAATCGCCCCTGCGATACCACCAGACGAGTTCATCATGCTCTTTCCGTATCTCGCGTGCCAAACCCTCAAACGACTGCACTGGGACATTCCATACCTACCAACACAGTCCACACCCTCGGATACCATCCTCGCAAAGTCCATCAGCGCAGGGGGcttccccgccctccgcTACCTCTGCGCGCCGAACGACCCGGAAGGGATCTTCCAGGCTGTCTGCCAGCCGAGAGAAAAGGTCGATTTGCCAGGTGACCGCTTCCGCGGACGAGCCCACAGTTACGGGCACGCACACGCCAACAGCACTTCCTCTCGCCGCCCCAGCTCATCCCAAGCCTGGCAGGGTTTTGGCTCgggccaccaccgcaacTCGTCCACTGCCTCGTCGCAGCGGTCCGGCAGCGCGCTGGGGTTCTGGGGGAGCAGCAACCGGTCTCGAAGCGGGAGCCGGTCGGGCAGCAGAAATGGAAACACCCCACCGCCGGTCAGCCCGCTCTTCCCGCCGCCGGATGCGCTGGATATGATGGCGCGGGATAATAGCGATTTGCACcaggcgaggatggcggcgcAGGCGAGGATCGACCAGGCGAAGAAGTATCCGAGGTTTTTTATTCAGGTTTTTGACGAGGGGGGCACCATGAGGGAGAAGTATGGAGTTGGGGCGTTTGTCGGGACGGTGGGGAGCAAGGTTAGGTATGTGCTGACTCCgaatgaggggttgggacagacggacgagggaggggggttggtgacggtggaggatATGATtagggatgatgggggggaagCGTTGGttatggggggaggggagggggatgggagaagcaagaagaagaagggtgctggggttggggaacgggaggaaggggagaagaggacTAGGGAGGGATGTACGGGACGGTGGAATACGTATTCGGGCATGGTGGTTGAtaagaaggacaaggagcggtggtggcatcaggagcgggggaggtggaggcagGCGGTCCCTTCTTGA
- a CDS encoding hypothetical protein (EggNog:ENOG503P3U3): MELQYTPCARCLNLYLNDLKRMQNGGPFKVQPCVRIEILGLPLHRKGPTKYSELDTWLPQKQAQLEWHTFDNTTRVFKLTQGFGEGMDNALRLRVSRFKPGPGDRTAYFWTDKKTGLLRSMEMPPYFISDMDAAKASVVEFLRNARSVYIDTLLGDASPITRKTFESALRFSAFGQSKLVSLALDTWVAARFIESHWRVFEGGEEIGAHPTAEAGHPYDGFIPVTPIMDTQLDNLVIADLLAPMREELLKRLKAKIDEKKRSNWLEIYLTLFVMMSNTGWIIKDMIAMTTWKGLKMGNRGGQLTRGYIHASKSLLSCFHYACSGSFPFTIPENELKTGNHNMTSDQIEYMAFVQQELAREGSKHANWKSLDMYKDDEYWTHQLLCNDWKGDAPYTAGPIDDFTEDDFLSSSTT, encoded by the exons ATGGAACTGCAATACACACCATGCGCAAGATGCCTAAATTTGTACTTGAATGACCTCAAGAGGATGCAGAATGGAGGCCCTTTCAAGGTTCAGCCCTGTGTCAGAATCGAGATCCTTGGCCTTCCTCTGCACCGAAAGGGTCCGACAAAATATTCAGAACTCGATACCTGGCTTCCTCAGAAACAGGCCCAGCTGGAATGGCACACTTTTGACAACACCACTCGAGTGTTCAAACTTACTCAAGGTTTCGGGGAGGGAATGGACAATGCACTGCGTCTCCGGGTGTCCAGATTCAAGCCTGGACCAGGAGACCGCACTGCGTACTTCTGGACTGACAAGAAGACCGGGCTACTGCGTTCTATGGAGATGCCGCCCTACTTCATCAGCGACATGGATGCCGCCAAAGCCAGTGTTGTCGAGTTTCTTCGCAATGCTCGCTCCGTCTACATTGACACCCTACTCGGTGATGCCAGCCCGATAACTCGCAAGACGTTTGAGTCTGCTTTGAGATTCTCAGCTTTTGGTCAG AGCAAACTGGTATCTCTTGCCCTCGACACCTGGGTTGCCGCACGGTTCATTGAAAGTCACTGGCGTGTcttcgagggtggtgaggaaatCGGGGCTCACCCCACCGCCGAGGCCGGCCATCCTTACGACGGCTTCATCCCCGTAACACCAATCATGGATACGCAGCTCGACAACTTGGTAATTGCAGATCTGCTAGCGCCGATGAGAGAAGAGCTTCTCAAGCGGCTCAAGGCAAAGATTGACGAGAAGAAGCGCTCCAACTGGCTGGAGATTTACCTCACGCTTTTCGTGATGATGTCTAACACCGGTTGGATCATCAAAGACATGATTGCCATGACAACGTGGAAGGGCCTCAAGATGGGCAATCGTGGGGGACAACTGACAAGAGGTTACATTCACGCCTCCAAATCTCTGCTCTCATGCTTTCACTACGCCTGCTCCGGGTCATTCCCTTTCACCATACCGGAGAATGAGCTGAAGACAGGAAACCACAACATGACCAGCGACCAGATTGAGTACATGGCCTTTGTGCAGCAAGAGCTTGCCCGTGAAGGTTCCAAGCATGCCAACTGGAAGAGTCTGGACATGTACAAGGACGATGAATACTGGACCCACCAGCTACTGTGCAATGATTGGAAGGGAGACGCGCCTTACACAGCAGGACCAATCGATGACTTTACCGAGGAtgattttctttcttcttctactACATGA
- a CDS encoding hypothetical protein (EggNog:ENOG503NUIF; COG:M), with product MSSPPKVLVTGSSGHLGKALMLTLSHYGFTPIGIDIKPSPLTTHVGTIADPDFVSSVFTTLHPDLEYVIHTATLHKPHICSHTKADFIATNITGTLNLLEASVARQGGVKTFVFVSTTSAFGGSLTARPGLPAVWIDEGVVPKPKNVYGVTKISAEDVCELVNKESGLPVVVLRTSRFFPEGDDDEERRGSMGDDNLKVLELGYRRVDIADVVGACVKAMEKGPGLKGKWGKYIISAPTVFKREELVLKGLDRDAGEEYCKAVEGVREVFEGKGWKFLKRVDRVYDSDLARRELGWEAVYTFERAVKKVKEGKDWRSELTGRVGKLGYHDVSTGVYTIREETQQLP from the exons atgtCTAGTCCACCAAAGGTTCTGGTCACTGGCTCGTCCGGCCATCTGGGCAAAGCGCTCATGCTTACCCTGTCACACTACGGGTTCACTCCGATTGGCATTG ACATCAAGCCCAGCCCGCTCACCACCCACGTCGGCACCATCGCCGACCCGGACTTTGTCTCGTCCGTTTTCACGACGCTCCATCCTGACCTAGAATATGTAATCCACACTGCCACGTTGCACAAACCGCACATTTGCTCGCACACAAAGGCGGACTTCATCGCCACAAACATCACGGGGACGTTGAATCTGCTTGAAGCGAGCGTTGCGAGGCAAGGGGGGGTCAAgacttttgtttttgtctccaccacctctgcctTTGGGGGCAGTCTGACGGCTAGACCTGGCTTACCGGCCGTGTGgattgatgagggggtggttcCCAAACCGAAGAACGTCTATGGGGTTACCAAGATAAGTGCGGAGGATGTGTGCGAGTTGGTTAACAAGGAGAGCGGGCTGCcggttgtggtgttgaggacgAGTAGATTCTTTCccgagggggatgatgacgaggagaggagggggagtatgGGGGATGATAATTTGAAAgtgttggagttgggctATAGGAGGGTAGATATCGCTGATGTAGTGGGGGCTTGCGTGAAGGCGATGGAAAAGGGACCGGGGTTGAAAGGGAAGTGGGGAAAGTACATCATTTCTGCGCCGACGGTGTTCAAAAGGGAGGAACTAGTGTTGAAGGGGTTAGATAGGGACGCTGGGGAAGAGTATTgcaaggcggtggagggggtgagggaggtttttgaagggaaggggtggaagtttttgaagagggtggaTAGGGTTTATGATAGTGATTTGGCGAGGCGGGAGCTGGGGTGGGAGGCCGTGTATACATTTGAGAGGGCAGTaaagaaggtgaaggagggaaaggacTGGAGGAGTGAGttgacggggagggtggggaagttggggtaTCATGATGTAAGTACGGGAGTGTATACTATCAGAGAGGAGACACAGCAACTACCGTGA
- the GLN1_1 gene encoding glutamate--ammonia ligase (COG:E; BUSCO:EOG09262MXH; EggNog:ENOG503NVDA), producing the protein MATTESFLSNAQNLQKFLTLDQRGKIMAEYIWIDAEGGTRSKSRTLDEKEGGYTPDDLPIWNFDGSSTGQAPGDNSDVYLKPVAVFPDPFRLGNNILVLSECIDNDGNPNKYNFRHETAKLMEAHAAHEPWFGLEQEYTLLDLNDRPYGWPKNGFPAPQGPYYCGVGAGKVVQRDIVEAHYRACLYAGVKISGTNAEVMPAQWEFQVGPCLGIEMGDHLWLARFLLHRIAEEFGAKVSVHPKPIPGDWNGAGLHSNFSTKEMRQEGGMKYIEAAIEKLGKRHQEHIAVYGEDNEKRLTGRHETGAIDQFSYGVANRGCSIRIPRECAAKGYGYFEDRRPASNADPYQITGIIMETCFGAV; encoded by the exons ATG GCGACTACCGagtccttcctctccaatgCCCAGAAC CTCCAGAAGTTCCTGACTCTGGACCAAAGGGGGAAGATCATGGCCGAGTACATCTG GATTGATGCTGAAGGTGGTACCCGTTCCAAGTCGAGA ACACTcgacgagaaggagggcgGCTACACTCCGGATGATCTTCCCATCTGGAACTTCGATGGTTCCTCCACCGGCCAGGCCCCCGGCGACAACTCGGACGTTTACCTGAAGCCCGTAGCGGTTTTTCCCGATCCGTTCCGTCTCGGCAACAACATTCTCGTCCTTTCCGAGTGCATCGACAACGATGGCAACCCCAACAAGTACAACTTCCGTCATGAGACCGCCAAGCTGATGGAGGCTCACGCCGCTCACGAGCCCTGGTTCGGCCTTGAGCAAGAATACACTCTCCTCGACCTCAACGACCGTCCCTATGGCTG GCCCAAGAACGGTTTCCCCGCCCCTCAGGGTCCTTACTACTGTGGTGTGGGTGCCGGCAAGGTTGTGCAGCGTGACATCGTCGAGGCTCACTACCGTGCCTGTCTGTACGCCGGCGTGAAGATCTCTGGTACCAATGCCGAGGTGATGC CCGCCCAGTGGGAGTTCCAAGTCGGCCCCTGCCTTGGTATCGAGATGGGTGACCACCTCTGGCTTGCCAGATTCCTTCTGCACCGCATTGCCGAGGAGTTCGGCGCCAAGGTCTCCGTCCACCCCAAGCCTATTCCTGGCGACTGGAACGGTGCTGGTCTCCACTCCAACTTCTCTACCAAGGAGATGCGTCAAGAG GGCGGCATGAAGTACATCGAGGCTGCTATCGAGAAGCTCGGCAAGAGGCACCAAGAGCATATCGCCGTCTACGGCGAGGACAACGAGAAGCGTCTCACCGGCAGACACGAGACTGGTGCTATCGATCAGTTCTCGTATGGTGTTGCCAACCGTGGCTGCTCTATCCGCATTCCAAGAGAATGCGCCGCTAAGGGCTACGGCTACTTCGAGGATCGTCGCCCAGCCTCCAACGCTGACCCTTACCAGATTACTGGCATCATCATGGAGAC TTGCTTCGGTGCTGTATAA
- a CDS encoding hypothetical protein (EggNog:ENOG503NWA8; COG:K; COG:L), which translates to MSAAFLDKFIPAGCIVLQERLRPVCPKELQVQDEWLHFRSTPTDDNPEDHSYLESLSRDTLITSIIGLSKVTIDCRRLLRYGWIHLTYNHGCGVVRVYVLPDDVDNVTIPRASSILKKDRQSLLSQLDYSTATWHGRPTCFFVPTTTHPPMFETAASNAELYPPNQEQSLLGIFSRIPPPDPRPEQVEDADVYDAMCSLLDSDVPGLRTTLYPYQRRSAALMLQRETRSQPVLDPRLVKVVDQFGKSWYYDAVTGSAYRGPRYYDRPLGGILAEEMGSGKTLICLSLILATKHIPTRTPEIFHSEASPVRPTVGSMMDMAAACITKHSIPWKHLFGSDSSSGLQFATCSAAVRRNPGFYQLPPQGGPRSARQRGSTDTSMRKIFHSSVSLVLVPLNLLQQWRQEIAKHTVGLRVIVWSSSENQPLPSLEEILDSDILLLSTTQFENLRKTEKAASALSILKQLHFKRCIVDEGHTLGGATNFNKRNMQLIIDELQITAKWIATGTPSKGLYGLDASSDTANGSRDQSLEKIDLERIGSLATFYLKMRPWANQSSETGDTPAQWARYVTARWPGLIATVNNCLKTTLDSLIIRHPLYELGNILPVVDKKVVFLEGSYQDRLTLNLFSMMIIFNAVQSERTDQDYFFHPRQRKALLELVGNLRQASFFGGSFFSPAQISKSIETAEEFLKEGKVQVSAEDRALLGEAISFGRLALGNTIKECANRFRDLPIYVQDFPFAAGRDWSLDDEEGDPVCTASAIILELQRFLQPLLDAPTALQMMFANGRLALRGQEGRAKLIEAQIPATSTPNKVLAGNTELGQDSSSPVKRRATILGRNVQMQQAPSLPTAEVKGTEIAAPLAKTRLISTASAKLSYLIDQVIKYQEHEQIIIFYENDNVAYYLAGVLEILQVQHLIYARGLSPQRRADYVATFNQSSKFRVLLMDITQAAFGLDMKSASRIYFINPVLNPQVEAQAIGRARRISQQKPVTVETLVLKDSVEEVIVRRRKEMTQAEQRKCKSILDDKPIYEWILNAKIHPLPGGDGQPVGGPDQMARLQEPQFLFGRGSGRELNHPDEDIVKADDAVVPKKMDAPIYNGVNGGLKRKMMPVQPATVFETSNGVERPKKKVRVAFVELDGGEKT; encoded by the exons ATGAGTGCCGCGTTTCTGGATAAGTTTATTCCAGCGGGATGCATTGTCCTTCAAGAAAGACTGCGTCCGGTGTGTCCGAAGGAACTCCAGGTCCAGGATGAATGGCTTCACTTCCGCTCAACTCCAACCGACGATAATCCTGAGGATCATAGCTATCTCGAATCGCTGTCACGAGACACATTGATCACTTCAATAATAGGACTGTCGAAAGTGACAATAGACTGCCGGCGTCTGCTTCGCTATGGCTGGATTCACCTGACCTACAACCACGGCTGCGGTGTTGTTCGAGTTTACGTGTTACCTGACGACGTGGACAACGTGACCATCCCAAGGGCTAGCTCCATCTTGAAGAAAGATCGACAAAGTTTGCTAAGTCAGTTGGACTATTCGACGGCAACCTGGCATGGACGGCCTACTTGTTTCTTTGTTCCAACCACTACCCATCCTCCCATGTTTGAGACCGCAGCGTCAAATGCAGAACTGTACCCACCGAACCAGGAACAGTCCCTTCTCGGGATCTTCAGTAGGATTCCACCCCCAGATCCAAGGCCTGAACAAGTCGAAGATGCCGATGTTTACGACGCTATGtgctccctcctcgacagcgATGTTCCCGGCCTGAGGACTACCCTCTATCCATATCAACGACGATCTGCTGCCCTAATGCTTCAGCGGGAGACACGATCACAACCAGTATTGGACCCACGATTGGTCAAAGTTGTCGATCAGTTTGGAAAGTCTTGGTACTACGATGCAGTGACTGGCTCCGCCTATCGTGGGCCACGGTACTATGACCGCCCACTTGGAGGAATCCTTGCTGAAGAGATGGGCTCTGGGAAAACACTGATATGTCTGTCTCTCATTCTTGCTACCAAACATATCCCGACCCGAACGCCAGAAATCTTTCACTCAGAGGCGTCGCCGGTTCGACCAACAGTGGGCAGCATGATGGATATGGCTGCAGCTTGCATCACAAAACATTCTATTCCCTGGAAACACCTCTTTGGGAGTGACTCATCAAGCGGGCTTCAGTTTGCAACCTGTTCTGCTGCTGTTAGACGGAACCCAGGTTTCtaccaactccctccccagggTGGACCTCGGTCAGCACGCCAAAGGGGTTCGACCGATACCTCCATGCGGAAAATCTTCCACAGCAGTGTGTcgcttgttcttgttcctcTCAATCTATTACAACAATGGAGGCAGGAAATAGCCAAACACACCGTGGGACTTCGGGTCATTGTGTGGTCTTCTAGCGAGAACCAGCCTTTGCCCTCTCTGGAAGAGATACTGGACAGCGAcattctgctgctgtccaCCACGCAGTTTGAGAACTTGCGGAAGACGGAAAAAGCGGCTTCTGCGCTCAGTATTTTAAAACAGTTGCATTTCAAGCGCTGTATAGTTGATGAAGGTCACACATTGGGTGGCGCGACAAACTTCAACAAGCGAAACATGCAGCTCATCATCGACGAGCTGCAAATTACAGCAAAATGGATTGCTACGGGCACGCCTTCGAAGGGACTGTATGGTCTTGATGCTTCTTCTGACACAGCCAACGGGAGCCGGGATCAATCTCTCGAGAAGATCGACCTGGAGCGGATTGGTTCATTGGCGACGTTTTACTTGAAGATGCGACCTTGGGCGAACCAGTCGTCTGAGACCGGCGATACACCTGCTCAATGGGCTCGTTATGTTACTGCGCGCTGGCCAGGCTTGATTGCCACAGTGAACAACTGCCTCAAGACTACGCTTGATTCGTTGATAATCCGGCATCCGTTATATGAGCTCGGGAATATCCTTCCGGTGGTTGACAAGAAGGTTGTATTTTTGGAGGGCTCTTATCAGGACAGACTGACACTCAACCTGTTCTCCATGATGATCATCTTCAACGCCGTGCAGTCAGAGAGAACTGATCAGGATTACTTCTTTCACCCCCGACAGCGAAAGGCCCTATTGGAGCTTGTTGGCAACTTGAGACAGGCAAGTTTCTTTGGCGGCTCATTCTTCTCGCCGGCGCAAATCAGCAAGTCGATAGAGACTGCAGAGGAGTTTTTGAAGGAAGGCAAAGTACAGGTCAGTGCCGAGGATCGTGCTTTGCTTGGTGAGGCTATCAGCTTTGGTAGATTGGCACTCGGaaacaccatcaaggagtGCGCAAATCGGTTTCGGGACCTCCCCATTTATGTTCAGGACTTTCCGTTTGCTGCAGGTCGGGATTGGTCCctcgatgatgaggagggcgatcCAGTCTGTACGGCTTCTGCAATAATACTAGAGCTACAAAGGTTTCTTCAGCCGTTGTTGGATGCACCGACAGCTCTCCAGATGATGTTTGCGAATGGACGTCTGGCACTGCGTGGCCAGGAAGGAAGGGCAAAGTTGATCGAAGCTCAGATCCCAGCCACTTCGACACCGAACAAAGTACTTGCCGGCAATACGGAACTTGGCCAAGATAGCAGTAGCCCCGTCAAACGGCGCGCTACAATATTGGGGAGAAACGTCCAGATGCAGCAAGCGCCTTCACTTCCAACAGCAGAGGTCAAGGGGACAGAAATTGCTGCACCGCTTGCGAAGACTCGGCTCATCTCAACCGCCTCCGCAAAACTGTCATACCTGATCGACCAGGTGATCAAGTACCAAGAGCATGAGCAAATCATCATTTTCTACGAGAATGACAATGTGGCTTACTATCTCGCAGGCGTTCTGGAAATT CTTCAAGTCCAACACCTCATTTACGCGAGAGGTTTGAGTCCACAACGACGCGCAGACTATGTTGCAACATTTAACCAAAGCTCCAAGTTCAGAGTCTTGCTCATGGACATCACCCAAGCAGCTTTCGGTCTGGACATGAAGTCCGCTTCCAGAATTTACTTCATCAATCCGGTTCTTAACCCGCAAGTCGAGGCCCAAGCCATTGGTCGAGCACGACGTATCAGCCAGCAGAAACCCGTCACAGTCGAAACGTTGGTTCTCAAAGACAGTGTGGAGGAAGTTATTGTTCGACGCCGCAAAGAGATGACACAAGCAGAGCAAAGAAAGTGCAAGTCTATTCTAGACGACAAGCCCATTTATGAATGGATCCTGAATGCCAAGATCCATCCATTGCCGGGAGGTGATGGCCAGCCGGTTGGAGGACCGGATCAAATGGCGAGGCTGCAAGAGCCGCAGTTCTTGTTCGGGAGAGGTTCCGGGAGGGAACTGAACCACCCTGATGAAGACATTGTCAAGGCAGATGATGCTGTGGTGCCAAAGAAGATGGATGCCCCGATCTATAACGGGGTCAATGGGGGTCTGAAGAGAAAGATGATGCCGGTCCAGCCGGCGACGGTTTTTGAGACTTCCAATGGCGTTGAGCGGCCGAAGAAGAAAGTTCGGGTGGCATTTGTCGAGCTGGACGGTGGTGAAAAGACTTGA
- a CDS encoding hypothetical protein (EggNog:ENOG503P9BR) codes for MCDFTKNYYIYTGCMDPGVHFFRTSVDGSRQRSCPRGPHERYIMQPGQCPLCYG; via the coding sequence ATGTGCGACTTCACCAAAAACTACTACATCTACACCGGCTGCATGGACCCGGGGGTACACTTCTTCCGTACCTCGGTCGACGGGAGCCGCCAACGCTCGTGTCCCAGAGGCCCTCACGAGCGCTACATCATGCAGCCCGGACAGTGCCCTCTCTGCTACGGTTGA
- a CDS encoding hypothetical protein (EggNog:ENOG503Q3EA; COG:S) codes for MPASRNRPMQHIDRKSLYTSLEARVKYLHSFLDFGVSDIEALKSGSKYIQALIPAVVNIVYKKLLQYDITARAFTTRSTAFEGPMDDTPDEDSPQILHRKMFLRAYLKKLCSDPAQMEFWEYLDKVGMMHTGIGRTHPLHIEYIHIGAGLAVIQDVLTEAILSHPRLHIQRKIAIVKALGKVIWIQNDLFTKWYVHDGEEFTDGMDFGEIEKEGWLHGKKVLNEQDAISEGSDDTATACPASGQKGKDGPTAGVCPFTGISSDMKNLKVQDDKPKVEVTATGQQ; via the exons ATGCCAGCATCACGAAATCGTCCGATGCAGCACATTGACCGCAAGAGTCTCTACACCAGTCTGGAGGCTCGTGTCAAGTACTTGCATTCTTTTCTTGACTTTGGTGTCA GTGACATCGAAGCATTGAAGAGCGGCAGCAAATATATCCAGGCCCTCATTCCAGCGGTTGTCAACATTGTGTACAAGAAACTTTTGCAGTATGACATCACCGCCCGGGCTTTTACGACAAGATCCACAGCCTTCGAAGGTCCCATGGACGACACGCCAGACGAGGACAGCCCCCAGATTCTTCATCGCAAAATGTTTCTCAGAGCATATCTTAAGAAGTTGTGTTCAGATCCTGCGCAGATGGAGTTCTGGGAGTACCTCGACAAGGTTGGCATGATGCACACAGGCATTGGCCGAACGCACCCATTACACATTGAGTACATTCACATCGGCGCCGGACTCGCTGTTATCCAAGATGTTCTCACCGAGGCTAtcctctcccatcctcgTCTACACATCCAACGCAAGATCGCCATCGTCAAAGCCCTTGGCAAGGTCATCTGGATTCAGAACGACCTGTTCACCAAGTGGTATGtccatgatggggaggagttCACCGACGGCATGGACTTTGGCGAAATCGAAAAGGAAGGCTGGCTGCACGGAAAGAAGGTTCTTAACGAGCAAGATGCTATTTCTGAGGGCAGCGATgacacagcaacagcctgcCCCGCCAGCGGACAAAAGGGCAAAGATGGTCCGACAGCTGGTGTGTGTCCATTCACAGGGATATCGTCAGACATGAAGAATTTGAAAGTGCAAGATGACAAGCCCAAAGTGGAGGTGACGGCGACTGGACAGCAATAA